The nucleotide sequence aaacaaattactAAAGAGTGGAGGGTCaagcatatataaagaatataacTATTTGATGAAGAACAGAATagaaaaagtaaatatattcgAAAAAGCTGACGACTTAGAgggtattaaaaaaacatgtttaagcttatataaaaaggataaggaaaatatgaaaataataaagagtctaaaaaatataattcttaaatatacagatggaataaataattattttgacTTGATCGAATTTTCTAAaggtaataataaaatgtataatatatatgaagaaaataaaaaattaaaaaaatatataaaagaatcAAACAGCTTTTTTGTTGAAAATATTGTTCATACTTATAACgaaatatcaaaattaaaGCATAGCAATAAGacaataaatattctatataacaaagaaaaaacaaataataacttatatgcaaatttaaatgaaaaaagttCATTCTTGAGAAGTGCCACAAAAAGTAGCACCAAAGTGACTAGCAAGGAGTGTGAAAAGGCTGAAAATTGTGAAGGAAGAGAAAATTGCGAAGGAGAAAATTGTGATAACCATTCGAGGTGTAGTAAAATggctttatttaatttgccAAACCAAAAAGAGAAAAGTTCGAATTGTTATTTTGAAGCTACAAATAAGAGAGATCAATATTGTAGAAGCACAATAAGTTGTTGTGATAGTTTTGAAAAATGGTATTTTCCTAATTTTTCAAAGTCGgagcaaaataaattattatataattcaaaaaaagttaatataaattatcaaaCTGATAAAGAGGTTAATAGACGAATGCAAAGCGAACTAACTCATAGCCACAACATTGCCGATAAGCTCAATTTGGCTAGCActaaaaaatgtgttatAATTGGCAAAggtgatataaaaaataaaaataaaacaaactTTGATTCAAAACAGGTTCGTACTATTATAGAAGAGCATAGTAATGGATCGAAGTGTGACAAAACAGAGTGTCAACAGGTAGAAAGCAAAACCAATttgaatgaaaataatgggACATCCCACAGTTCTATATCTCGTAACAAGTTGTGCATGTTGAAAAtggcaaaaaaaaatgaaatagtTTCATCTAGTAATTTAACGAATCAATGTGGTTCTACTGAATCATCAAACAAGTTAGTAAGTCGAGAAATAgtcaacaaaaaaaataattttattttgacaAAAAATGGTGGTAatactaaaaataaatctttTGTGAATACctcaaataatatagatacacaaaaaaaagaaaataattattgcCCTAACAATAAAGCTAAAAATAGTTATCTTCATTCtgaacaaattaaaaaaatagtaacatCAActatttcaaataaaaaaaaaaatgaaataaatcgTAATGTTCttgcaaaaataaaaaataattatgacaCTAGTgaagttttaaaaaaggaatactTTCAAAATGGCAGCATACGCCAGACTTCGAAAAGGGGCAGCTTATTGAGTTTTGGAAAAGGCAATAGCTGTAACAACAGTAGTAATAACAACAGTTGTAATAACAAAACGGGGGTAAGGGCGCCCTATTTAAAAGCAATGTGCATCGAAAAGGGGGTTAAGAACGTATCAAATACAAGGAATGAAAAAGTAATGAACGCTAATAAAGTTAAAGCGGTTGGAGATAGTGAAAGTCGCAATGTGCAAAAAGAAATCAATGCTTTACAAAACGAAgacataaataatgttaattataaaaaaaaatatatagaaaatttaatatcatcttataataattatatgcctaatgatatgaaaaaaaataaaataataaattccAATTATTCcaataatcaaaaaataagccTTATGTCTGAACTACAATCAAGAGAAAAACATCCATGCCCTGACATAAAAGCTatcatgaaaataattgacTCAAATTTAACAACCCAaactgaaaaaaataataaaagaaatagtTCGATATACAACAATTCAAATAGTAGCCTATCTAtcaataaagaaaataatttaaatgatgCACAATATAACCATTCTTTAAATTCACGTAAAATAAGTAATTTATCAAACTGTAATTTTGTTCATgtatcaaaaaatacagataatataaataaagaaatatatattttagatactataaataaaaaccttgataattcattttatcagttagacaaaataaaaaaaaaagttcaaGAAAATTGCCTAACCTGATTTTGTAACATCATCAAATTCTACCAACTGGGTTAACCAAAAAGTAAACCCTATTCAACTTGTTCACACTTTGCATGAGTCATAATCCATACCATTTCATACAGCATCATTAGttataatattcaaaatatatgaaaacaGTTTTGTGGAAAACATTTGTTACCTTAGGTTATGACAATTTCCATATATTGTTGTATTCTTTTCTTTAACAAATcattgaattttttttggtcttaattttaagtttttttttttatatttttatttttttttcattacatttgataaaaatatatgattatttatgatactcttataaatatgcatattttattttatttttttttttttggaataaataaaaaagaaaaatatttaataaaaattcaattaATATGAACAGAAAAATGGTCATAAATTTTGGcggtttattttttacaaaataaataaacaatgaGATATTACTCTCATTTTATAGCTAATCGTacttttttgaatttacttctttaaagataaaaatcaaTTAGCTAAGCATAggtatgttatatatatatataactattttCCAAAgagtataatatatgttttatatgtatgtcattttatattttttttcttcctaATCCTGccttaatttataaatttatttgttttcaaaacttttataaataaggGGAATCGTATGTTATGCATCTTTACTAATAGCTTACCAATTTAAAATTGACTGATGAATATGAGCTTACAGAATTGCATTACTTGTAAGTAACAAGCTGTAAGTTCAAAAGTCAACTAGCCATTTCTCATACATACAGCGAATAGTAAAGAAAAAGGTGAAGAGTGTGCAAATTTGAATAAACAAAAGTGAGAAGCATATAAACTAGATAGAGGGGTGTGGATATGTCCTGTACAAAGGTAGAGaaattaaacatatttaaactTCTTAACACAAACTAAGCAGAGGACAAAATGTCACAATTTCTGATAGAACAAGTTCGATATATGCATGAAGAGATCGAACTTATAGAAAAAGCAATTGCAGAATTAATCGAAgataaagtaaaaaataataaaaaacatattttttatgattattgtataaattatttagtaGAGAAGattcaaaataaatcaaaacaGCTTGTAGAAATTTATAACGATGaagataatttaaaaaaagaagagaTGCAATTTATTTCTggaaaaacaaatgaagaCAATAATGATGTatggaaaaattattatgaacgaattaaatatattaaagattatcataaaaaaacaaatataaaaaaaactgaAATTCGAAGTTATAAatcttataaaaatgaagctttaaaaaataataaattaaaatcatCTTTTTCTCccttagaaaaaaaaggaaaatatatagacatGACTAAGCATTATGatgaatttattaatattaaaaaagttaaagaATTTCGTATAAacatgtttaaaaaaaaaaataatttaaacaaCCCTGGGtcaggaaaaaaaaaaaataataatacaccTTCATTAGATGATTTTAAAGAAATGGATCTAATTACATACCTTAATAATTTCACacgattttattatattcctagatattgtaaatataaaaatgatgaatataaaaaatatttagaaaatctattaaattatttaacatcgtttttttcaaaaataaatatattgggGAATTGGGAAAAAACATATGAACAATatgaaaacaaatttaaagagctgtttcaaaataaagaaataaaacattgGGAATGTTTTACCTACGATCTAAATAGTTATTGCAAAATTAATGATAAGCTATATGCTTCTGAAGGCACCTATCAAGGATActtaaaaagtaaaaaatatgatgaagaatttaaaaaatatatgaaaaaaaaatattctgtTGAAGAGTTACAACAAATTAAAGAAGAAATAGAAAAGGAAGATGAACTAATtgcaaaatatgaatatctaattgaaaattataaaatacttttaaataaaatatttcaaaaaacgatacaaaatattcaaaGAAAACAAGCATTTACAATTGaagaaatagaaaaaagacaaaaaaatgaaaaaaaaataaaaattaatgatcATTTATTAAGTATATCagatgatataataaataataataacataattaacaatattgaaaatattttaaatccAAATTCGATTATTTCATCGTCCGATTATGATACATCCGATTTGGGATCAGAAATCGATGACAATGAAGGacaaaatgatgaagaaaatgaagaagatgaaaataaaacgaTTTATAATCCTTTAAATTTACCATTAGGACATGATAATAAACCTATACCTTATtggttatataaattacatGGATTAtctaaagaatataaatgtgAAATATGTGGAAATTATTCTTATTTTGGTCGAGCTGCTTTtgaaaaacatttttatgaatgGCGGCATTCTTTTGGAATGAAGTGTTTAAATATTCCAAATACATTACATTTTAAAGAGATTACAAAAATAGAAGATGCTTTAAATCTTTATgaaaaacttaaaaaagaaacgcAAACAGTTCAATTTAAACCAGACCATGAGGTAGAATGTGAAGACTCAAAGGGAAATGTTATGAGCATAAAGGCTTATGATGATTTAAAAAGGCAAGGATTGCTATagtacaaaaaaatgttttgttacgttttcattttttttataagctTATTTTTAGTTAAATGCCACTggatgtattatatatagtttCGTCCATTTATGAAATGGAGCGAgccaaatttttatatgcattacagtttattatttccctTATCTATTGCATTCAGGGAgctatgttttttattttttttacttttttactatcatatttcttattttattttttctaatttttccTAATTTTTCTACATCCATAAATGCACATTATACGCATTTCCACACATTGGTGTGTGTGCATTTTTCTGAAATTTCAGAACAttataattgtttattCACCTGAACGTtcatgtaaaaaattaactcTACttagctttttttttttttaagctaTTTCATTTGAGGATAAAAAGTGAAGTATATTCgccttttaatttattttagcATAAAGACTAAACTGATTTTGTATaagtttttaaaataaaactataTTACTTTTGTGCATTAGTCTATAAAGCTAGCATTCGAAAAGAGgcgaaaaaattattactattattgcTATTGTAACAATATTACAAAAACGCATGAACaagtcatatttttatagcaATAAgcagaaaattatatgaacaaaattaaaggTGTTCATATTAAGTGGACGAATTAACTtgcttttcttttttgttgCAATTGTCACCTTGTGAGGTAAAGGAGCAAAATGGGTAATACGACGAATTCGGATAATTTGTTTCCATCTGTTTCCATCTGTTTCCATTTGTTTCCATTTGTTTCCATTTAAAATAAGATTAGAAAATAGTGACTACTGCCCATATGCATACTGCAtgagaaatataaatttttttaaattgacAAAAATAAGCAATTTTATGTGTGTAGATATATTTGTCAAGTGTTAtggatattattatttttttttttattttcgttttttttcattttaagGAGATAATCCCCCGTCTACGTTAGTTGAGAAAAAGGAAACCAAAAAAGGGACGCATATTAAGAAAGCGAAAAAAGAAGTATGACCATTAAAAATGGACtgatatttttaagttCCTATAAATATGggatattaatttttttacaattttaaatttacagAAAATATACAGGAGTTATGTTAGGTGGGAAAAGAGAGAAGTTGAGCTTCTTGTTAACGGAATAAAGGttcaaaatgaatatgtatatgcatattattttggaaAATCTTTGTACATTTCTATGTATTGTCTTTGCTTTTTTCTTAAACTTTTAGAAATACGGATTATCAAACTGGACTACAATTTTACAATCTTATGACTTCCCCCAATACAGGTTTCCAAAAAACggaataaatatgaaaatatgaaaatatgaaaatatgaaagtAAATATGAGAGGGAAAATATGCTACCcttttgtttcttttttaggACGAGTACAAGTTTGAAAGACAAGTATCGGaactttaaaaaagttttttttatataaagcaGATAACCATAAtaacttattttataactttgtaaataatttatattagctagtataattatcatttttattattttttttttacaaaaaatataagattttattatatcattgTATTTGCTAAAAAAAGTAAGAGAACTATATCAaccaattattttattttatttcgcaaaatatacatacatatatgtttatagaAATGTTcagaatttaaaatatttttataattatggatatattttttgttgttttattttttttaagacaACAAACTACCTATGGTAACATATCCTACAaattctaattttttttaatttatatttttctcctAATCTTACTAGACacattttatcatttcaATAAGTAAAAGGAATAGAAATCataaattcatattttctcATTTAAGTTTTGTGCAtacatttttgaaaaaaaaagaaacagaTGGTCATCCGCGTgtgcaattttttatattatatacaatttaaaaagtaaagatgcctttatcaaatatttatagctTGTCCTATATCCCAATACTATATGGGTGTGCAGGATACGATAAATAcgttgaaaataaatatgataaataatatttaaggtcttgaatttatttcaatCCCTTTTTTCCTGActctattatatatataataagcacacagttatatttatgttttccAAAATATTAGTTAttgaattaaaataaatgttttgCTTACAAAATGGGAGAAAAGGAAaaggaaaagaaaaagacaCTCGATTACAaagatgataatattaCAATGCATCAAAAATttgtaaacaaaaataaaacaataaaaaaataatttctaaaattatgtacctatttataatatattatttttatttttttataaataaaggataaaataattgatgAATATTATTCTGACCTAAAAGATGAAAGAGAAATAAGAGAAAAGACAGTTTATAAAAAGGGtgatcatatttttaaatcggTGGAGAGAAGTGGAATTGACTATGCGGTAAGTCATGCCTACTTTTCAAGCATTTCCAAATTTTGtcaaaaattgataaaatgtatttacaattttaaagagcatttaaaaaatgaatgcacaaatatttatatgcacaCTGATACGTTTTATTTGCAACATCTTTTATGATTCATATTTAGAGACtagatgaaaatgatggTGCTCCGAATTTCTGTGACTTAGTGGATAATGGTAGAccgtttttttaattctaaCTTTTGATAAAggatagtttttttttattttttctccctttttaataaatgccGCTTACCTTTTCTACATTAGAGCCCAAATTCGGGACAGTAAAAATTGATAACCCTCTTCCTAAAGTTGAAaaggtaaaaaataaaaaaaggttACTACGCATTTATagtataaattaaatatgtaaatacaaaattatatttttaatttgcgAAATTTAGAGGAATGAACTAAGGAAATCATACATGTGTTGGCTTCAAACTGAAAAACTTATGGTAAAAAGAGTGAAGGAAatattactatatatataaatttattaaacatgttttaagaaatatttGCAAACCTCTTTTGTGttacattattaaaaattactTCATATTCAATTCCGTTTTATTTGCCAACTTAAGAAACCAAATGACCGACGACTAGACCACGAGCACATGCAAGAAAAATACCTCGAAGTAAAAACGGCACTTGAAAATAGTACGTTCcctgaataaaaatattcatttttcatttattaaccttttttttgaaaatgttagactataaaattgtcaagagacataaaaaatgatatcaAACTTGCCCGAGTAATTAAATCACATTATCCTAGAGGAATAGTTggttttcaaaaaaaaaaaaaaaaaaaaatatcattcaCCATTGCACATTCTGTATGCATCCACTTATTCTACCATTCTCTTATTATGTTGTTATAAACCAATTTGTGTTACTTTCAAAAGGTGTTGACTCGATGTATAGTGAAAATACGGTATTGTACAAGGAGAAGTATGATGAGATGAAGCATAAAAAGGACATCGTTGACAAAAGGCGAAAAGAAAGAGAAGGaggtaaaaaaagaaaatataaaacgaTGGAAAACTGAATATAAGCATTCAATACCATTTTTACAATCTACATTTCTTAACTCCTCTATGCTTCGTTTCACTTGTTAGCATTGGAAAAGCAAAACGCCAAAAATGGAAACATACTGGCTCATGAAACAAACGACTAATTCATTTTGAGGATCtcatgaaaaagaaatacaacaaatgtttataatatattcttaaaagaattaatgaagattgtttataaaaataatttaagttaataatagaaaaaaataactataattatgtaaaacTTTTGTAAAACTTTATTTCagcatatgtataaaaattttggaTAGACATggcatttcttttttcatattcagaaaaaaataaaatagaagaatgaaatagaaaaaaggaaaacaCCATGCAACtgtacatatacatatgctaTCTTTACAA is from Plasmodium chabaudi chabaudi strain AS genome assembly, chromosome: 8 and encodes:
- a CDS encoding splicing factor 3A subunit 3, putative, which codes for MSQFLIEQVRYMHEEIELIEKAIAELIEDKVKNNKKHIFYDYCINYLVEKIQNKSKQLVEIYNDEDNLKKEEMQFISGKTNEDNNDVWKNYYERIKYIKDYHKKTNIKKTEIRSYKSYKNEALKNNKLKSSFSPLEKKGKYIDMTKHYDEFINIKKVKEFRINMFKKKNNLNNPGSGKKKNNNTPSLDDFKEMDLITYLNNFTRFYYIPRYCKYKNDEYKKYLENLLNYLTSFFSKINILGNWEKTYEQYENKFKELFQNKEIKHWECFTYDLNSYCKINDKLYASEGTYQGYLKSKKYDEEFKKYMKKKYSVEELQQIKEEIEKEDELIAKYEYLIENYKILLNKIFQKTIQNIQRKQAFTIEEIEKRQKNEKKIKINDHLLSISDDIINNNNIINNIENILNPNSIISSSDYDTSDLGSEIDDNEGQNDEENEEDENKTIYNPLNLPLGHDNKPIPYWLYKLHGLSKEYKCEICGNYSYFGRAAFEKHFYEWRHSFGMKCLNIPNTLHFKEITKIEDALNLYEKLKKETQTVQFKPDHEVECEDSKGNVMSIKAYDDLKRQGLL
- a CDS encoding telomeric repeat binding factor 1, putative, translated to MGDNPPSTLVEKKETKKGTHIKKAKKEKIYRSYVRWEKREVELLVNGIKKYGLSNWTTILQSYDFPQYRTSTSLKDKYRNFKKVFFI